A stretch of Endozoicomonas sp. SCSIO W0465 DNA encodes these proteins:
- a CDS encoding transposase, whose product MNIGRISDIISNDTCFEMIRENRWPDGTVLCPHCDSENVKKNGHDNVQVECQHYYCKSCKRYFDDLTNTVFAGHHRPLKVWIACLYLMGLNVSNSQIAQELDLCVSDAHHMTTVLRNGVVDRKPEVILDGEVEFDEVYIVAGHKGHPEALKKSGSSTEKKKA is encoded by the coding sequence ATGAATATAGGCCGAATCTCAGATATCATCAGTAATGACACCTGCTTTGAGATGATCCGTGAGAACCGCTGGCCAGATGGCACTGTTCTCTGTCCGCACTGTGATTCTGAGAATGTCAAAAAGAATGGACACGACAATGTGCAGGTAGAGTGCCAGCACTATTACTGTAAGTCCTGTAAGCGCTACTTCGATGACCTGACAAATACGGTTTTCGCAGGACACCACCGACCACTCAAAGTCTGGATTGCCTGTCTCTATTTAATGGGGCTGAACGTCTCCAACAGCCAGATAGCTCAGGAACTTGATCTGTGTGTCAGTGATGCACACCATATGACCACAGTCTTACGAAATGGTGTTGTTGACCGAAAGCCTGAAGTGATTCTTGATGGCGAAGTTGAATTCGACGAGGTCTACATTGTAGCTGGTCACAAGGGACACCCTGAAGCATTAAAAAAATCTGGATCGTCCACCGAGAAAAAGAAGGCTTAA
- a CDS encoding IS1595 family transposase: MDRPPRKRRLKGAPGRGTLEKDKPPVLGMIQRGGQVIINMLSNVKKATIEPFIKKHVAPQSQIYTDEYNIYDDLESWGFRHKTVCHGKGEYARDDDKDGIYEVHVNTMEGFWSLLRSWLRPHRGISQEALPLYLGFFEFLHNIGRRGKSLLQPLVNLLVT; encoded by the coding sequence CTGGATCGTCCACCGAGAAAAAGAAGGCTTAAAGGCGCTCCGGGCCGTGGGACTCTTGAAAAAGACAAACCGCCGGTATTGGGAATGATTCAAAGGGGAGGTCAGGTCATTATCAACATGCTGTCGAACGTTAAGAAGGCGACAATCGAACCATTTATCAAGAAACACGTAGCCCCACAGAGCCAGATTTATACCGATGAATACAACATCTATGATGACCTTGAAAGCTGGGGCTTCAGACATAAAACGGTCTGTCACGGCAAAGGTGAGTATGCTCGTGATGATGACAAAGACGGTATTTACGAGGTGCATGTTAATACTATGGAGGGGTTTTGGTCACTTCTACGCTCGTGGCTAAGGCCTCACAGGGGAATATCCCAAGAGGCTTTACCCCTTTACCTTGGCTTTTTTGAGTTTTTGCATAATATTGGCCGAAGAGGCAAAAGTCTTCTTCAGCCCTTAGTCAACTTGCTGGTTACATAG
- the ltrA gene encoding group II intron reverse transcriptase/maturase, giving the protein MRVYYSLYGRLLSMEALYNGFKKVKRANGAAGIDWQSLSDFALNLDGNLRQLLLELREKRYQPLPVKRVEIEKEDGGMRLLGIPAVRDRIVQQALLDILTPIFDPDFHPSSYGYRPKRSGQQAVTKATMFIREYGRHWVVDMDLSKCFDRLDHEIIIKAFRQKVADGSILNLIRMFLKSGVMIGDQLDATEVGSPQGGVISPLISNVYLDAFDQEMKRRNHRIVRYADDILILCGSKSAADNALKVAVKVLEEDLKLTVNRNKTHIAHSGDGVKFLGVEIYSGYTRIQEKKLKKLKARVKQITKRNKGSNLVTIIKELNPVLRGFANYFKIANCRSVLKGVMSWVRRRLRCIQLKQWKKPAKLHRRLKQLGYKPPFKYIKMRSWRNAASPLVHLAMKNSWFDELKLFNLERVETGVFVPDIGI; this is encoded by the coding sequence GTGAGAGTTTACTACAGCCTGTATGGTCGCCTGCTCTCAATGGAGGCACTGTACAACGGGTTTAAAAAGGTGAAGAGAGCGAATGGCGCGGCTGGTATTGACTGGCAGAGCCTGAGCGACTTTGCCCTGAATCTGGATGGTAATCTCAGGCAGCTGTTACTTGAACTGAGGGAAAAACGTTATCAACCACTGCCGGTGAAACGGGTGGAGATTGAGAAGGAAGACGGCGGAATGCGTCTTCTGGGGATTCCCGCAGTGAGAGACCGGATAGTCCAGCAGGCTCTACTGGATATCCTGACCCCGATCTTTGATCCGGACTTTCATCCATCCAGCTATGGATACCGGCCAAAGAGAAGTGGCCAGCAAGCCGTTACCAAGGCGACGATGTTCATACGGGAGTATGGCAGGCACTGGGTAGTGGATATGGATCTGTCGAAGTGTTTTGACCGGCTCGACCATGAGATCATCATCAAAGCCTTCCGACAGAAAGTGGCCGACGGGAGCATTCTGAACCTGATCAGGATGTTCCTGAAAAGCGGTGTGATGATTGGTGACCAACTGGATGCCACAGAAGTAGGCAGCCCACAGGGTGGGGTTATCAGTCCTCTGATCAGTAATGTGTATCTTGATGCCTTTGATCAGGAGATGAAGCGTCGCAATCATCGGATTGTGCGCTATGCGGATGACATACTGATCCTGTGTGGCTCAAAGTCAGCGGCAGACAATGCGCTGAAAGTGGCGGTCAAAGTACTGGAAGAAGACCTGAAGCTGACAGTGAACCGGAATAAAACGCACATAGCCCACAGTGGTGATGGCGTGAAATTTCTGGGAGTGGAAATCTACAGCGGCTATACCCGCATACAGGAAAAGAAGCTCAAGAAACTGAAGGCAAGGGTAAAGCAGATAACGAAGCGCAACAAGGGCAGTAATCTGGTGACGATCATCAAGGAACTGAACCCGGTGCTGAGAGGGTTTGCCAACTACTTCAAGATAGCCAATTGTCGCAGTGTATTGAAGGGAGTCATGAGTTGGGTCAGGCGCAGACTTCGATGTATACAGCTGAAACAGTGGAAGAAACCGGCCAAGCTGCATAGGCGGCTAAAACAGCTGGGATATAAGCCACCGTTCAAATACATCAAGATGCGTTCATGGAGAAATGCGGCGAGTCCGTTGGTGCACCTTGCCATGAAGAACAGCTGGTTCGATGAGCTGAAACTGTTCAATCTGGAAAGGGTTGAAACGGGCGTTTTCGTCCCTGATATAGGGATATAA
- the dapB gene encoding 4-hydroxy-tetrahydrodipicolinate reductase, with protein MTRVAIVGAAGRMGRMLVEAVAADQQCQLGAAIIQPGDSLLGVDAGDLVGVGALGVPLTDNLAAAVNDFDVLIDFTTPELTMQNVVLCRQQGKGIVIGTTGLSNDQKAELAKAADDTAIIFAPNMSIGVNLVFKLLEMAAKVLGDDADIEVIEAHHRHKVDSPSGTALKMGEVVADTMGRDLQKCAVYGRQGYTGPRDRETIGFATVRAGDVIGDHTVLFACEGERIEVTHKASSRVIYARGSLRAVHFLADKKSGLFDMQDVLGLK; from the coding sequence GTGACCAGAGTTGCCATTGTAGGTGCCGCCGGAAGAATGGGGCGAATGCTTGTGGAAGCCGTTGCTGCTGATCAGCAATGCCAGCTGGGAGCAGCAATTATCCAGCCTGGTGATAGCCTGTTGGGGGTGGATGCGGGGGATTTGGTTGGTGTTGGCGCACTGGGTGTGCCATTAACGGATAACCTGGCGGCAGCCGTCAACGATTTTGACGTTCTGATCGATTTCACGACGCCTGAGTTGACCATGCAGAATGTTGTACTGTGCCGACAGCAGGGGAAAGGTATTGTGATTGGCACCACGGGTTTGAGCAATGATCAGAAAGCGGAGCTCGCAAAAGCGGCAGACGATACGGCCATCATCTTTGCACCTAATATGAGTATCGGGGTCAATCTGGTATTCAAGCTTCTGGAGATGGCGGCAAAAGTGCTGGGTGATGATGCAGATATAGAGGTCATTGAGGCGCATCATCGCCACAAGGTGGACTCTCCTTCCGGAACGGCGTTGAAAATGGGTGAAGTGGTGGCAGATACCATGGGACGTGACCTGCAGAAGTGTGCGGTTTACGGTCGTCAAGGGTATACCGGGCCAAGAGATCGTGAAACCATTGGCTTTGCAACGGTTCGAGCCGGTGATGTGATTGGTGATCATACCGTACTGTTTGCCTGTGAAGGTGAGCGAATTGAAGTCACCCATAAAGCCAGCAGCCGGGTGATCTATGCCCGGGGTTCCTTGCGGGCGGTCCATTTCCTTGCCGACAAAAAGTCCGGCCTGTTCGATATGCAGGATGTGCTGGGCCTGAAGTAA
- the carA gene encoding glutamine-hydrolyzing carbamoyl-phosphate synthase small subunit, giving the protein MTKTAVLALEDGSIFRGIAIGIDGETSGEVVFNTAMTGYQEILTDPSYSRQIVTLTYPHIGNTGITPEDEESPQIHAAGLVIKDLPLLASNWRSKMSLDDYLKSRNIVAIAGIDTRRLTRILREKGAQNGCIIAGDALGKADETRALARAREFPGLKGMDLAKEVTTDQPYAWTEGVWSLETDSHADVTDLPFHVVAYDFGVKRNILRMLAQRGCRLTVVPAKTPASEVLALNPDGVFLSNGPGDPEPCNYAIAAIKEILDTSSPAVPVFGICLGHQLLALASGARTEKMKFGHHGANHPVQDLKTGQVMITSQNHGFAVAEDSLPDNLQATHKSLFDGSLQGIERTDRPAFSFQGHPEASPGPHDVAGLFDRFVEMLKAAK; this is encoded by the coding sequence TTGACTAAGACGGCTGTTTTAGCTCTGGAAGATGGCAGTATTTTCCGGGGAATTGCCATCGGTATTGATGGTGAAACCAGTGGTGAGGTGGTTTTTAACACGGCAATGACCGGTTATCAGGAAATTCTCACTGACCCTTCCTATTCCCGCCAAATCGTTACGCTCACCTATCCCCATATTGGTAATACAGGTATTACTCCGGAAGACGAAGAATCTCCACAAATCCATGCGGCAGGTCTGGTCATCAAGGACTTGCCACTGCTGGCCAGCAACTGGCGCAGCAAAATGTCACTGGATGACTATCTGAAGTCCCGCAACATTGTCGCCATCGCCGGCATTGATACCCGCAGGCTGACCCGGATTCTTCGGGAAAAAGGGGCGCAGAACGGCTGTATTATTGCTGGCGACGCCCTTGGTAAAGCTGACGAAACCAGGGCACTGGCCAGGGCTCGTGAATTCCCGGGCCTGAAAGGTATGGATCTGGCCAAAGAAGTGACCACTGACCAGCCTTACGCCTGGACAGAAGGTGTCTGGAGCCTGGAGACCGACAGTCATGCCGACGTGACGGATCTGCCTTTCCACGTAGTGGCTTACGATTTTGGTGTTAAGAGAAACATTCTGCGCATGCTGGCTCAGCGGGGCTGTCGCCTTACCGTTGTGCCGGCCAAAACGCCGGCCAGCGAGGTCCTGGCCCTGAATCCGGATGGTGTTTTCCTCTCTAACGGCCCGGGTGACCCCGAGCCTTGCAATTACGCCATTGCCGCCATCAAGGAAATTCTGGACACATCCTCTCCCGCAGTGCCTGTATTTGGTATCTGCCTGGGTCACCAGCTGCTGGCCCTGGCCAGTGGTGCCAGGACCGAGAAGATGAAGTTTGGTCACCACGGTGCCAACCATCCGGTTCAGGATCTCAAGACCGGACAGGTCATGATCACCAGCCAGAACCACGGTTTCGCAGTAGCTGAAGACTCTTTGCCTGATAACCTGCAAGCAACCCACAAGTCGTTATTTGATGGCAGTCTCCAGGGAATCGAGCGAACCGATCGTCCTGCTTTCAGCTTCCAGGGGCACCCGGAAGCGAGCCCAGGCCCCCACGATGTAGCCGGGCTGTTTGACCGTTTTGTTGAGATGCTGAAGGCAGCAAAGTAA